ATGAATCCTACGGTAACTGGCATGGCTGTAGTGTGTGAGGGATGGAGAGGTGTAATTTTATTGTTCAGGCTGGTTGCCTGCTTCTTGTTGGGGCGCGGGGATATCGGCCGCTTCGACGATGAGGTCGAATGCGCGTTTTTCAATGACGCGAACAGGGGTACCCTTGATGAGTAGTCCTTGTCGAGAGCAAACCTCGTAAATTTCTCCATGAATGAGGGCTTTACCGTTCGGTTTCAGTTCCGTAACCGTTTCTCCGAGAGAACCGATGGTAGCTCCGGTAGCGGAGACGCCGACTGCGGCACCTGCGTCCTGGCCTCCGCTGACGGAGTTGTTGGACAGGGAGCGGAAGAGAGGGGAATCCGGCAGGAAACGCATGAGCAACATGATGAGTACCATGCCTCCCGCCATGCCGACAGCAAGCTTGGTCAAAGGAAGAAGGGAAACGCTGGCGATGGATTCCACGGAGAAATCTCCTGACCGCAACAGGGAATTGATGTCAGCCAGGCTGATCATGCCGCTGAACAGGGCGGCGATGATTAACAAGACGCCCAGCAGTCCGCTAACGAAGGTTCCGGGAACCAGAAAAATTTCAACGAGCAACAGGATGCATCCGACGACGAACAATGCCGCCGTTTCATAACCTGCCAGGTTGCCGGCGATGTGATTGCCGAAAAAGAAGAGGGCAAATGCCAGGGCGGCAATGGCTCCGGCGATTCCGAATCCCGGAGTTTTCATTTCGATATAGGCGGCCCCCATCCCTATCAGGATGAGGAAGGGGGAAGCCCAGGCGATCCACAAGGCAATGCGTTCGAATCCGGTTGGCGTAGCTGTAACGACTGGGGCTGTTATGTGTTCCCTCTCCAGCAGTTCCTTGACATTGTTGACGATACCTTTGGCCAGCAACGGTTTGCCGTCGGAACCGGGAGAAACTGCTTCTTTGCCTGTCAGGGTAAGGAGTTCTCCTTTGGCCAGTTTGACGGGGCCGAAGGTTTCGTCTTTGGATGCAGGGATCATCATGGCCCGGATGAGTTCCGAATTATGATTTTTTTCTTCCACGACGGAACGGGTGAAGGCGGAAAAGGCACTTTCTACCTTTTTGCGCATCATCGGGTCCATTTCTTCACCAGTGGAATTGACGATACCTGCGGCGCCGATGGAAGATACGGGGGCCATATAGATGGAATCGCAGGCGGACGCAACAAGGGCACCGGCGGACATGGCCTTGGTGTTGACGAAGGCGAAGGTTGGAACTTTCATGGGATAGAGGCCTTTCATCATCAGTTCGCTGGTTTCCCAGGCGAGGCCTCCGGGAGTGTTGAGTTCAAAGACGATAGCCGCAGCCTGTTCGTCGTTGGCCCGTTTCAGGGTACGGTTCATGAAGCCGAAGCTCTGAGTATTGGCCAAGGTTTCTTCACCGATGGGAATGACGACGACTTTCCCGGTGTAGTAAATCTTGTTGTCATTGTCTTGCTCGGTTGCCCCGGCTTTCGGAATCATGCCGAACATGGCAATCAGCATGAAAATGATAAAGTTCCAATATCGCATGGTGTCTGACGTTACCACAAGGACTTCCCATTGGCAATGCCAGTTGGCTTCATCCTGTCGTGTTTGTTGTTGATGACGCTTGTAACTTTGCCGGAATGTGTCTGTTTTATCCGTATTTTAACGTATCTGCTTGTGAAAGGTTGCCGTTTTCTTATCGTATCTTGACAAGATCATGAGAAAAATCATCCAATTCATTCTGTTAGCCGGCTCCTTGCTCCCGTGTCTTGCCGCATTGCCTTCCGTTGGGAATACCTCTTTCAAACCGGGGCAGCTTTGGTACGACGACAAAGGGGTTGCCATTAATGGTCATGGGGCCGGTTTTTGCAAAGTGGGGAAGACGTATTACTGGTTTGGCGAGCACAAGGTGGAAGGCGATGCCGGTAATTATGCCCAAGTAGGGGTGCATTGCTACTCATCCAGGGATTTGTATAACTGGAAGGATGAAGGGATTGCCCTGGCTGTCGAGGAATCCCCGGATAGCCCTATTGCCAAAGGGTGTATTTTGGAACGTCCCAAGGTGATCTACAATAAAAAGACCGGCAAGTATGTGATGTGGTTCCATCTGGAACGCAAAGGCCATGGGTATGGCGATGCCATGAGCGGGGTTGCCGTCAGTGACAAAGTGACCGGTCCGTACAAATTTCTTCACGCCCTGCGTGCGAATCCGGGCAAATGGCCTCTGAATATGCCCGAGAAGGAGAAGACCATGGAAAATGCGCCGAAGGCTCCTTCTCTGAATTCGAGCAATTATCCGGATGGCATGAATGAATATGCCATGTTCAAACGGGATTTTGAAAAGGGGCAGATGGCCCGCGACATGACCCTGTTTGTCGATACGGATGGAAAAGGGTACCACATTTTCTCCTCCGAGGAAAACGGGACGATGCATATTGCCGAACTATCCGATGACTTTACGACGCATTCCGGGAAGTTCGTCCGCGTGTTTCCGGGGCGTTTTATGGAGGCTCCCGCCATTTGCAAAAAGGACGGATTCTATTACCTGATAGCCTCCGGTTGTACGGGCTGGGCGCCCAATACGGCACGTTCCGCCTATGCGAAAAATATTCTGGGCCCGTGGACAGAGTTGAAGAACCCTTGTGTAGGTCCCAATTCCCATACGACTTTCGGAGGACAAAGCACGTTTATTCTTCCGGTTCCTGTTCGCGGGAAAATGGAGTATGTGTTCATTGCCGACCAGTGGCGTCCGGCCAATGCTATCGATGGTCGTTATGTATGGCTGCCGATTCAGTGGGACGGCCACCAGATGAAGATCGAGTGGAAGGACGAGTGGAGCCTGGATAAGCCGAAATCCTGATAGATAGGAGTTCTCCTGACGTTTTCTCTCTGTTTGATAAGCCCGGTATCTTGATGATACCGGGTTTTGTCATGTTGTGCGTCAGGGTTTCAACGTCGGATAGCGGTAAATTGTTTCAGAGGTAGGCGGAGAAAGCCATAATGGTCTTTTTCCTCTGGAACTGATTAAGGAGGGATCAAACATGAAAAACGCATGGATGACAGTAGCCGCAGTGGCGGGATTGGTGTTATGGAGCTCCTGCTCCTCGGTGGGAACGGACGGGGACAATGGCTTGGCGGTGACCTCTCCGGGGGAACCTGCCTACCATGGCAGGAACTACAGGGATAATGCTCTGATGGCCGATGCTTCCGGCAAAGCATTGAAGATGCACGTTTCGATCGACAACCAGAAGGGTACCCTGTTCGTCGACGGAAAAAAGGCGCTTGTCTTTCCCCTGAGTACGGGTATTCCCGGTCACTCCACCCCGAAGGGGAACTTCAAAATCTATGGCAAGGAACTCGTTCATTATTCATCCCTTTACGGCAGCATTTACAACGATGACGGCAAGCAGGTCGTCCGGTATGCGGACAGGAGGAAGAACAGCGTACCGGCCGGGGCCAAATTTTCCGGAGCTCCCATGCCGTACACAATGTGGTTCAGCGGCTCCTGTGCTCTTCATGAAGGAGAAGTGCCGGATCCTCCCATGCTGGCGTCACACGGGTGTATCCACTTGCCGCAGGAAGTTGCCAGAGAACTGTATGAGCTGTGTCCGGTCGGGATGACCGTGACCGTCTCCAATTAATCCTGCTTTATTCCATGGGGAATCTCATGCCCCAGGAAGCCCGGATTGCATCCATGAGGCACATCATGCGGAGGGTTTCCTCGTGGGGCATATCGGGGCATTCCGTCCGTCCATCTCGGATGGCCTGTGCGCAAGCCTCTACCTGGTACTCATAACCGCTGATTTGGGGAGGGACGTCGTAATGGGCGGAGAGTTCGCGCTTGAGGTTGTAAACGTTAATTCCTTCGCAGTTGTTGATGTTGGTCACGGAGATATAGCCTTTGTCTCCGAAGATGTAGCCGTGGCGGTCCGTCATGGCCAGCATGTTGCTGTGGAGGCAGGCCATGCGTCCGTCTTCGTAGCAGAGGGTGATGCTGTTGGAAGCATCGACTCCACGATCGGTCATGATGGCGGAACTGATGGTCTCCCGAATGTCGTGGCCGAAAAACATGGCGGCGAAGTTGAGCGGGTAAATACCCAGATCAAGCAAGGCACCTCCGGCCAGGGCCGGATCTTGCAGCCGTCCGACATGTCCAAGGGAATAGCCTAGGTTGGCCGACAACGAGGTTGCCGTGCCGATGGCTCCGCCGGCAAGGATCTCGTCGATTATGCGGCGGGAAGGCATGTAGCGCGTCCAGATGGCTTCAGCAAGGAGTAATCCCCGGGCACGGGCCAGAGCAATGATGCGTTCGGCTTCGGTTGCATTGACAGTGAATGCTTTTTCACATAGGACGTGCTTGCCGTGGCTAAGGCAGAGCTCGGCGTTTTCTGCGTGCTGGGAGTGGGGGGTAGCAATGTATACCAGCTCGATGTCCGGATCTTTCATCATGGATTCATAGGAACCGTAGGAACGGGCTATACCGTGGGCGTGCGCGAATTCCCGGGCTTTATCCGGAGTTCGCGAAGCGATGGCGACGCATTCGGCTCCCTCCATCCGGGAGAGAGTATGAGCCATGGTAGAAGCGATGGAACCGGCTCCGAGGATGCCGATTTTTAACGGGGATGTCGTGTTCATGGTCATGAAATTGTTGTGATGGGAAAACGGAAATATGGACGTCAGTGGAAAACCGGGCTTTTGCGTTTCCATTTACCGTCGCCGACAGAGAGTACCTGAATGTGGACTTTTTCCAGCCCGGCATGTCGGAATCCCAGTTTTTTGGCGGCAGCGGAACTCAGGTCGATTACTCTGCCTTTAACGAAGGGCCCCCGGTCGTTGACCCGTACCTTGACGGATTTCCCGGTACGGAGCGATGTGACCCGAACTTCGCAGGGAAGGGGCAGGTACGGGTGTGCTGCATGCAGGTGCCAGGGACGAACATCTTCTCCGATGGAGGTTTCTCCGGAACTGAACCCCCAAAAACCGGATTCGTCGTAGTGGGAAGCGATTCCCGTTTGAGAAAAATACAAGGCACGTTCGACGCTCATCGGTACATATTTTTTACCGCGGATCGTGTAGGGACGAGTCATATAGCCCGGATAGTCTTCCGATTTGGGGGACGACGAACACGAGGGGAGAAAAATGCCCAGCAGGGCTGCGATGCTGACCATGCGCCATTCTTTCATGCCATTATCGTATAAGACGGTTGTGGAATTTGCACAATGCAAAAAGAACATCCGTTATAGGTTCGTCCATCTTCCTGTTTGACACGCAGGGTGAAGTCCTGCACTTTATGGGCGTCATTACCATTTTTTCCAGTTTGTTATCGCATGATGCCGGTTGCCTTTGTCCCTCACGATTTTTTTTGCCGTTATTCACCGATGGATATATTCGGTTCGCCCGAGCCTTTCGAGGTTGATTTGGGGTGTGGCGATGGCGGTTTCCTTTTGCAGATGGCGGCCCATTTCCCCGAACGCCGTTTTTTGGGGATCGAACGTTTGCTGGGGCGTGTGCGGGGTGTTTGTACTCAGGCGGAAAAGGAGGAATTGCAGAATGTGCGCGTTCTGCGCATCGAGAGCTCCTATTTTCTGGAGTGGTTTCTGGAACCCGGCTCCATTTCGCGTTTGCACTACCTTTGTCCGGATCCCTGGCCGAAAACGCGTCACCACAAAAACCGTCTTATTCAGGATAGCCTGATGCCCGTTCTTCACACCGCCTTGGCTAATGAAGGGGAATTCCTCTTCAAGACTGATCATGAGGAATACTATGAATGGGTGCTCGACCATATTGAGCGTAGCGGTCTTTTCAGCAGCCTCTCCTGGGAAGAAGATGCTTTCTTCTATCCCAAAACGGACTTTCAACTCCACTGGGAAGGTATGGGAAAGACGATTTACCGAGCTCGATTCGTGAAGAAAGTGTAAGCGTCAGCATTGTTTTAGGGCGTATTTATAGAAAATTTTTGTCCAGATAAAGATTCCAGTAATACTTGCAGCAAACGTGATCAATAAGAGAAAGATCTGGATAAATGCAATTGTTTTTTTCTTGCAGGAATGACAGTTGAACAATCCTGCCGGTCAAATAAAAGAATAACATAAAAATCAGTGCAATGGCCGAACTTGCTTTTGCACTTGCAATCCATGGATGGATTATGTCGATCCGGCGCTCTGCCAAATAGAGCAGAAATATTGCCGGGATGATGAATCCCCCCCCAGAAGAGGTAAAAGGGGAGCATGCGTTGAAAGTTGGAATACATGGCATGGTTGGTTATTTGTTGGAAAGGTGAGGACATATATCGAAACTGGCTTTGCCGGTTTGCGTTTGTCCCATACGTCACATGCCGGAGAGCTATCTATCTTGAAGAATGTCTGAATAATCAAAATATTCAATGAGGAATTATCTTCTTGTTCATCAAATGGGGGGAGCGAGGGGTGGGGAAGTATTCAGGCAAGTCATGATATCGGCTTGACGGGGCGTTTGTTCGGGAGCACGGTTCCCGGTAACTTCGAATGGATTATTACCCTTTGTAGATCGTCATGAATTCTCCTCTTTCCCGATTTGGACTGACTTCCGAAGAACGCGTCCTGCGTGCAGTTGATTCCATCCGCCGTGGCAGCGGGGTTCTTCTTGTCGATGACGAAGATCGCGAGAACGAGGGAGACTTGATTTTTGCCGCCGATAGCATGACTGTACCGCAGATGGCGCAAATGATTCGCCATTGCAGCGGCATCGTCTGCCTGTGCTTGACGGAAGGAAAAGCGGATGAACTGGGGCTGCCTCTTATGGTTTCCAACAATACGAGCCGCTATGGTACTGCCTTCACCATTAGCATTGAAGCTGCCGAAGGCGTGACGACTGGAGTCTCGGCTTCCGACCGTATCGCGACCATTCGTGCGGCTGTCGCTCCCGGCGCTTGTCCGGAAGACTTGTCGCATCCCGGTCATATTTTCCCCCTTCGCGCTCGCTCCGGCGGTGTCCTGACCCGTCCCGGACATACGGAGGGTACTGTCGATTTAGCTCGTCTGGCTGGTCGTTCTCCGTCTGGTGTCTTGTGCGAATTGACTAACGAGGACGGTTCTATGTCCCGCCTCCCCGAAGTCGTCGCGTTCGCCGAAGCGCACGGATACCCTGTCGTTGCCATTGCCGATCTGGCCGATTACCTTCGTAATCATTCCGGCGAATAATCCGGAAGGTCAATCTTTCTTCATCCCTTCCGCAGAACAATTTTACGAAGAGTATTGAAAAAAGGATCGTAGAAGAAGCGTGAATGGAATTCCTGCTTCGACGTTTCTAGGGATTCGATTTTCTTGATTGGGGAAAACCGATTTTCCTGTTTGACTTTATTTGACGATGAACCATATTTATCCCAAGTCCCAAAAGTGAAAATGCATTGATGATCGTAAAAAAATTGTGATGAGAACGATGCTTTTTGTATTTTTTGAATTGGTAGATAGCTTTTTATTGATTAAAAGCTTATCGCCTTTTGTCCAATATGAAGGGGAATTGCTTTATTTTAGAATATCCGGTATTCCCATCCTCCTGTTGACTGTTGGGATATGGTGGTGCCAGGACTTTTTAGGATTCAATTTATGTTTGCTGATCAGTGTGTTTTCTGCTTTATGGTTGTTTGTGACTCTTTGCCTTAGAGAGGTGTGGTCGGATCGTCACAGTAAGTCGGAACGCTGATTGTTCCGATCAGTTCATCTGAAAATGGAAAGGCGATTGGAAAAACTGGTGTACCGGAGATGGGACGGGAACATGTTTAGCTGTGTAATATTTTTCAATTAAGTTGTTTGTGAGATATGCTAAATGAGGTTTCTTGACTCCCGGAGAGTTCATGCGGAATGATGGATCAAGGTTGATTACCTGTTTGATCCCCCCATTTATACCTATTCCGATGAAAACCGTATTTCTGAGTTTTGCCGATTCCCGCATGTACAAGGCAGTCCAGCGTCTGCGTATCCAGGCTGAAGGCATGCGTTTTTTTGATAAGATCCATGTTTGTAATGAGCATGATTTGGATGATTCTTTTCGTTCTTCCTACGGGGAGAGAATGTATCTTGGAAGCAGAGGATTTGGCTATTGGGTATGGAAGCCTTACTTGATCCGTCGCGTGTTTGACGAGCTGATGCCCGGAGACTTGCTATTCTATTGCGATGCGGGATGCCACTGGAACCCAGCCGGAAGATGGCGACTGGAATTTTATGCAGAACGTCTTCGTGAGGCAACCTGTGGAGTCATGGGGTTCCAGCTTGAGGTGATTCATCCCGAATTCCGTTGGACAAAGGGTGATTTGCTGGATTACTTTGCGGTACGGGAAGACAGGAATCTTCTTCTTTCCCCCCAGATATGTTCGACACATGCTTTTTTCTGCAAAAACAAGTTGTCATCCGATTTTCTGCATCAATGGCAATTGCCCTATCAACTTGATTTTTCCTTGGTGGATGATACTCCTTCTCGTTCACCCAATTTTCCGGGATTTGTCGAACACCGGCATGATCAAAGTATTTTTTCTATTCTTTGCAAGCGAATGGGCGCGGAAATCCTTTCCGGGCAGGAAACGTATTCTTCTCGTTGGGAAGATCTGATGTTCTACCCCATTCACGACAGGCGTTCCTGCTGGAGATGATCTTCGGGACAATGGATTGTTAGGCCTACTTATTCCCGTGTTTCCGCTTATATGGGGGATCAATTCCACCAGATATTGGGATAGAACCATAAAAAGCGCTCTTACTGGAAGAATGCTTCAGATAAAATTTGGCGGACAGGGTGGGATTCGAACCCACGGTGCGGTTTCCCGCACGCCGGTTTTCAAGACCGGAGCCATAAACCACTCGACCACCTGTCCGTGTGAGGAGGATTCTGCATATTTTGTCATTAAGGGCAAGAGTATCGTTCGACATTTTCCCAGTATTCCTGAGTGGAATACTCATGCAGGTGAGGATATGAAACAAGTCGTGCCCGTCTACAGATGAAGTAGGCCGGGCACGGGATAAGTGGATGCGGAATGGCGTTTATTTACTTTGCGGCTGGTCGTTGAGGTTGAGGACTCCCAGGACGGACATGGCCGAGTTTTTATCTGAACCGTTGGAGGAGGGTAGATAGATTTTGGCGTTGTTGAGCATGTTGTCGTACATTTTTGCCCTCAGCATGTTGGGGCCCATGGCTTTTTCCTTGAGAGCAAGGCCTTCGGCTTCTGCCTTGGCTTCGAGTATGGTACCTTTGGCCTTGGCTTCTGCTTTGAGAAGGGAGACTTCTGCTTCGGCTTTCCCTTGGGCTATGCGTCCCTGGGCTTCCTGTTTGGCTATTTCGTATTTGAGAGTTCCTTCGGCTTCGCCTTTAGCTTTTTGGATGGCGATGTCTTTTTGGGCGATTTCCAGTTCGATGGCTTTACGTTCGTTTTCCTGTGTGGCTTTGACTTTGTTGACGACGGCTTCGATGATGGGGGTCGGAGGGTTGGTCTCACCAACGGCAACGGAGTCGACGACGAACGGGGTTTGTTCCAGGCGCCTTCTGACCTGGGTGAGGACATCGTCGGATATTTTCTGGAGGTTGCTGGAGGCGTCGAGTGCGGGGTATTTGCTTAATTCTGTACGAACGGCGGTGCGGAAGGGTTGCTGGATGAAGTTTTTGTATGCAAACCCCATGATTTCATCGGCGTCTTCATCGTCGTTTTTCCCGCTGGTTTGAGCGATGCCGCCGTATTGTTCCATGAATTCCTTAATTTTTTTAGGATTGAGGCGGAAGACCATGGATGCCTGGCAGGAGATGGGAAGTTTGTCTTTGCCAAGGATTGCGGTGTTGTCTTTGGTGGAGAAGTGCTCGATGGTTGTTTCCGGGGTGATGGAAACTTTGCTGACGGCGCGGCGCCAGGTGAAACCGGTGGAGGCGGGGCCGATGAGGACTCCTTGGAATTCGTTGCTGCCGATGATGGGTTTGGTGTAAACGTATCCGGCAAATCCAGAGAGGACGCGATGGTTTCCCATGTTGTTGTACAGGAAGATTCCGGTACCAAAGATGATTGCAAGGGTTGCAAGGGTGCCGAATTTTATGCTAAGCAGGGAAGATTGTTGTGCCATTGAAGTAGGGGGGGTGTTTTCCAGTATAGCCGTATTTTGGATGAATTGGCAATACGTAAATAGGGGCTGGGGAGCGGGCCCAATTTGGCTTTCGACCTCTCTTCTCTGTTCTCTGTCAGATGGATGAGACCCCTATTTTGAGGTTTTATCCTGGGATTTGTCGCAGGGTACGAGGAGTTCTTCTTTGCTGAAGGTGCGGAAGGCGATTCCTTCTGCAAGGTCTTTCTTACCGGCTTCGTAAAGGATGCCGATTTGTCCTGTGTTCAGGATGATGAGGTTGGAGTATCCGGATGGACCTTCGTAAACGGTTTTGGCGTAGGGCCAGGATTCACCGCCGTTGGTGGAGGTGCGGATGGTTATGTTTTTTCTGGCGCGTGGTGTGGCGGCAGGGTTGGAAAAGTAGAGGGTGTTCTCTGTGTTGTAGTCGCGGGCGATGGAGCCTTGGCAGACGGGACAGGGCAGGGCGAGCTCAAGTTTCAGAGGGGTCCAGGTGGCTCCTCCGTCGTGGCTGGTTCTGATGCCGCGCATGCCTTTCCCATGGGTTTGCATGCGCATGTTTTGCACAAGTACGTCGGTCGCTGTTTCTGCAATCTGGCTTTCGTTTGATCCGATGCCGGCTGTTTCGCCGATGTTCCAGGTATCTCCGGCGTCGTCGGAGTAGATGCAGTGGGCCTTGTATTGCCTGTCTGCATCGCTGTGATTGGCCGGGATGACGAGGCGTCCTTTGTGGCGACCTTCTCTGATTTGAATGCCGGAGCAGGGACCGGTGGCGTACCAGCGCCAGTCGTGCTTTTTGGTTTGGGCGGTGATGTTGCGCCGTTTGCTCCATGTGAGCCCATCGTCGTCTGAGTGCTGAATGTACACTTCACGCGTGGCTTTGCCATCCATGATGGCGTATTCGCTGGCGTTTGAACCACAGGATATCAGGAATATTCTACCGGTGGCACTGTCGACGACAGGGGCAGGGTTGCCACATTGGTTGTCGCCGTCGTCCTGGACGATGATGAGATCGCTCCATGTTTTCCCTCCGTCTGTAGAACGGCTGGCTACGATATCGAGGTTGCCGTGGTCTGCTGTGCTGTTGACGCGGCCTTCAGCGAAGGCGATCAGGGTGCCTCGGGGGCTTTGGACGATGGCGGGGATACGATAACATTTGTATCCGCCTTCCCCCGATTTAAAGATGTAGGGGATGGAAGTCAGAGCTGAAATCCCCTCCGAGCCGTTCTCTTGGCAGAAGGCAGAATTGGCTTGCAGGGAGTAACATGCCAAAGCGCCCAGTAAGGACAAGGTGTATATTTTCCTATTGGTAAACATTGCTTTACGACAGGGAGGGGATGTTTGGGAGTCATGTACAAAATGCCTCTTTCACGATTGATTGCAAGAATCCCTTGCCATTTCCGTAAAAAGACCACTTGTTGTGTTTTCGCAGGTTATAAATAACTGATAATAACGTGTTATTTCTGGAGGACAAAAATAAAAAAACCAATTACGAACAGCCCATGTTATTGTGGTTCATGGATGATTGAAGCACCTTGGCAAAAATCGGGAATGATATATGTGCTGTGAAGTGGTTTTCCTTCACGCAGGATTCTCAGCATGCGGATGAGGCGGCGTACTGTTTTACGGATGTTGGATTTGTAATGAGCGATGGGAGGCAGGATGTGTTCCAGAACGGGGTTGTAACTGAGACTGATGATGCTGATTTTGTCCGGAATGGGGAGTGAATGCGCTGCTGCCCAGGACATGAGGGTGATGGCATGCTGGCTTCTGAGAACAACAAATGAGGTGATATCCGGGTGGGCGTCGAATGTGTTGTTCAGAAGATTGAAAAATTGATCCGTTTGGTCTGGAATGGGAATGAAGAGCGGGTTCCATTTTTCACCTTGGAATTCAAGGAAAGCTTTTTTCATTAATTGGTTGCCTTTGAGAGGAGAGTCCGGAATGCAAAGGACGGATGTATGGTGCCCACGGCTCCATAGGTGGGTAGCCGCATGCCGTGCTGTGGCTTCCCAGTGAGTATCGATGAAGGGGAGGCAAGCCGATGTGTGGCTACTACCCCGGACGAGACATGGGATGGCGCGTTGTTTGAACCAAAGCTGGGTTTCTTCAGAAGTCTGGTAAAGGATCCAGCATATGTGAGGGGAGGCGTGGACGAGTCGGTCCAATTTGGGACCGGGTTTTTTCCCCATGGCCCAGGGGATTTCGTAAACCCGGAGCTGTAGATTGTCGTACTCGAGAACTTTTTCTATTTCATAGAGTTCAACGAGTACTTGCTGAGGCATTCTGTCGATTGGTATCGGAGTGATCAGGCCGATGATCTCGGAAGGTTGTTCTTGTAGTGGAGCTTGTACATCGTGATCCGGTGTGTAGCGGGTAATGATACGAGGCCTGTTGTGCTGCGGCGGGGCAATCCAGCCATTTTCTTCCAAGTTGGAGAGAGCTTTTCTGATAGTTTCCCGGCCTACGGAGAGTATGTTGGACAATTCTCTTTCGGAGGGGAGGGCATGGTTCCATCTTTTTCCGATAATCATGTCCCTGATATGATTGGCAATTGTTTCCGTCTGGATGGGGGAAGGCTTCCGAGGCATGATGGGAAAGTACTCTTTCCCGATGTGGGATTCCAGTGATTTCTTATGTGTCTCTTTTTAACGGGAAATGAGGGAATTTATGAGAGTAATCCGGAAATGCCGTTGATCTTAACACAGGAAGATGGTAATGCACTGCTTGTCGCAGATGGAAGAGACGTGTTCATTTCCAGATACGGTTTACGTCTGGTTGTCAAGATGAAGAATGAAAATCTCAAAGGCCATTTGGCGATGCTCGGATGCAATACAATGTGGGGGTTGATGGCTCCCATGTGCAAGTTTGCGCTTCACACAGGTGAAATCAGTTCTGTAGCAATGGCTTCTTTCCGTATGCTGGGGGCAACGTGTCTGTTCTGGCTGGCTTCAGGTTTTACTCGGCAGGAAAAGGTGGCTTCCAAGGATATGCTGATGCTGTTTTTTGCGGCTTTGTTCGGTATCGTTCTGAATCAGGGGTCTTATACTTTGGGGGTTGGCTTGACGTCCCCGGCCGATGCTTCGATCATTACGACGACGACTCCGATCATTGCCATGATTATGGCGGCATTTTACCTGAAAGAGCCTATTACGGGGAAGAAGGTGTCCGGCGTGTTTATGAGTGCGGTGGGGGCGGTGCTGTTGATTGCCGGCAGCGGACAGATTTCCGGAGGCGCGGATTCATCCGGCAATGTATGGGGGGATCTGCTGGTGCTTTTCGCGCAGATGAGTGTTGCCGGTTATTTTGTGTTTTTCAAGGGATTGATATCGCGGTATTCCCCGGTGACGTTGATGAAGTGGATGTTCATGTATGCTTCCATATGCTGGCTTCCCTTTGCGTATCATGATGTGGCTGCCATTCCATTTTCCTCGTTGTCGTTCTCCCTTTACGGGAGTACGGGGTACGTCGTATTTTTCGGTACGTTTTTGACGTATTTGCTGCTTCCCGTCGGGCAGAAGCGGTTGAGGCCTACTGTTGTCAGTATGTACAATTATGTGCAGCCTATCGTGGCTTCCGTCGTAGCGGTATGGTGGGGAATGGATACGTTCGGGGTACTCAAATTTCTGGCTGTAGCGCTGGTGTTTGGCGGGGTCTATATGGTGACTCAAAGTAAATCCCGGGAACAGATGGAAGAGGATCGTAAGGTTCGTCTTCGCCGTCGTATGGCGCTTTCCCGGCTCAAGAGAAGACGGGAAAACGTGTTGCCGAAAATTTCCGGAGGGAAAAAATCCGCCCCGGGCATGTAGCTACGGGACGGATGGTTGGTTGCTGGAGCTTCCGGGAGGTGCGCCAGG
This is a stretch of genomic DNA from Akkermansia sp. N21116. It encodes these proteins:
- a CDS encoding NfeD family protein, whose protein sequence is MVTSDTMRYWNFIIFMLIAMFGMIPKAGATEQDNDNKIYYTGKVVVIPIGEETLANTQSFGFMNRTLKRANDEQAAAIVFELNTPGGLAWETSELMMKGLYPMKVPTFAFVNTKAMSAGALVASACDSIYMAPVSSIGAAGIVNSTGEEMDPMMRKKVESAFSAFTRSVVEEKNHNSELIRAMMIPASKDETFGPVKLAKGELLTLTGKEAVSPGSDGKPLLAKGIVNNVKELLEREHITAPVVTATPTGFERIALWIAWASPFLILIGMGAAYIEMKTPGFGIAGAIAALAFALFFFGNHIAGNLAGYETAALFVVGCILLLVEIFLVPGTFVSGLLGVLLIIAALFSGMISLADINSLLRSGDFSVESIASVSLLPLTKLAVGMAGGMVLIMLLMRFLPDSPLFRSLSNNSVSGGQDAGAAVGVSATGATIGSLGETVTELKPNGKALIHGEIYEVCSRQGLLIKGTPVRVIEKRAFDLIVEAADIPAPQQEAGNQPEQ
- a CDS encoding glycoside hydrolase family 43 protein codes for the protein MRKIIQFILLAGSLLPCLAALPSVGNTSFKPGQLWYDDKGVAINGHGAGFCKVGKTYYWFGEHKVEGDAGNYAQVGVHCYSSRDLYNWKDEGIALAVEESPDSPIAKGCILERPKVIYNKKTGKYVMWFHLERKGHGYGDAMSGVAVSDKVTGPYKFLHALRANPGKWPLNMPEKEKTMENAPKAPSLNSSNYPDGMNEYAMFKRDFEKGQMARDMTLFVDTDGKGYHIFSSEENGTMHIAELSDDFTTHSGKFVRVFPGRFMEAPAICKKDGFYYLIASGCTGWAPNTARSAYAKNILGPWTELKNPCVGPNSHTTFGGQSTFILPVPVRGKMEYVFIADQWRPANAIDGRYVWLPIQWDGHQMKIEWKDEWSLDKPKS
- a CDS encoding L,D-transpeptidase family protein gives rise to the protein MKNAWMTVAAVAGLVLWSSCSSVGTDGDNGLAVTSPGEPAYHGRNYRDNALMADASGKALKMHVSIDNQKGTLFVDGKKALVFPLSTGIPGHSTPKGNFKIYGKELVHYSSLYGSIYNDDGKQVVRYADRRKNSVPAGAKFSGAPMPYTMWFSGSCALHEGEVPDPPMLASHGCIHLPQEVARELYELCPVGMTVTVSN
- a CDS encoding Gfo/Idh/MocA family oxidoreductase, whose amino-acid sequence is MNTTSPLKIGILGAGSIASTMAHTLSRMEGAECVAIASRTPDKAREFAHAHGIARSYGSYESMMKDPDIELVYIATPHSQHAENAELCLSHGKHVLCEKAFTVNATEAERIIALARARGLLLAEAIWTRYMPSRRIIDEILAGGAIGTATSLSANLGYSLGHVGRLQDPALAGGALLDLGIYPLNFAAMFFGHDIRETISSAIMTDRGVDASNSITLCYEDGRMACLHSNMLAMTDRHGYIFGDKGYISVTNINNCEGINVYNLKRELSAHYDVPPQISGYEYQVEACAQAIRDGRTECPDMPHEETLRMMCLMDAIRASWGMRFPME
- a CDS encoding septal ring lytic transglycosylase RlpA family protein — translated: MKEWRMVSIAALLGIFLPSCSSSPKSEDYPGYMTRPYTIRGKKYVPMSVERALYFSQTGIASHYDESGFWGFSSGETSIGEDVRPWHLHAAHPYLPLPCEVRVTSLRTGKSVKVRVNDRGPFVKGRVIDLSSAAAKKLGFRHAGLEKVHIQVLSVGDGKWKRKSPVFH
- the trmB gene encoding tRNA (guanosine(46)-N7)-methyltransferase TrmB produces the protein MMPVAFVPHDFFCRYSPMDIFGSPEPFEVDLGCGDGGFLLQMAAHFPERRFLGIERLLGRVRGVCTQAEKEELQNVRVLRIESSYFLEWFLEPGSISRLHYLCPDPWPKTRHHKNRLIQDSLMPVLHTALANEGEFLFKTDHEEYYEWVLDHIERSGLFSSLSWEEDAFFYPKTDFQLHWEGMGKTIYRARFVKKV